Proteins from a single region of Candidatus Terasakiella magnetica:
- a CDS encoding D-2-hydroxyacid dehydrogenase family protein: VTVCGTRSPGHATAELTWGLILSLTRQIPSQFQNIREGGWQTGLGCDVRGKTLGIIGLGRMGTQVAHIGKAFGMNVIAWSRNMSDEQAHEQGATRVEKEELFKQADIISIHMKYSPAIKHLIGKDELSLMKKTAYLINTSRAPIIDTDALIKALRAEEIAGAGLDVYDIEPLPVEHPLRTTPNCILTPHVGYVTKETYEVFYGETVEAVRAFLEGAELPTLS, from the coding sequence AGGTCACGGTTTGTGGCACACGTTCGCCCGGCCATGCAACCGCAGAACTGACATGGGGACTGATCCTATCCTTAACCCGCCAAATCCCCTCACAGTTTCAAAATATCCGCGAAGGCGGCTGGCAAACCGGGTTGGGCTGTGATGTGCGCGGTAAAACACTTGGCATCATCGGATTGGGGCGCATGGGAACTCAGGTTGCCCATATCGGCAAGGCCTTTGGCATGAATGTCATTGCCTGGAGCCGAAACATGAGCGATGAACAAGCCCATGAACAAGGCGCAACACGGGTGGAGAAAGAGGAGCTATTTAAACAGGCTGATATTATTTCCATACATATGAAATACAGTCCTGCGATTAAACATCTTATTGGCAAAGATGAATTATCCCTGATGAAAAAGACAGCCTATCTGATCAATACATCGCGCGCACCAATCATTGATACGGACGCTTTGATCAAAGCATTAAGGGCAGAAGAAATCGCAGGCGCAGGTCTGGATGTTTATGATATTGAGCCTTTGCCCGTCGAGCATCCTTTGCGCACCACACCAAACTGCATCCTCACCCCCCATGTGGGCTATGTCACCAAAGAGACCTATGAGGTCTTTTACGGTGAAACCGTCGAAGCTGTGCGCGCTTTTTTAGAAGGCGCTGAGTTACCCACATTATCATAA